In Pangasianodon hypophthalmus isolate fPanHyp1 chromosome 5, fPanHyp1.pri, whole genome shotgun sequence, the DNA window AGGCAACTACGCCGAGCGCGTCGGTGCCGGCGCTCCGGTCTACCTGGCCGCCGTGCTGGAGTATCTGACTGCTGAGATCCTGGAGTTGGCCGGCAACGCCGCCCGTGACAACAAGAAGACCCGTATCATCCCCCGCCACCTGCAGCTCGCCGTGCGTAACGACGAGGAGCTGAACAAACTGCTCGGCGGGGTGACCATCGCTCAGGGTGGTGTGCTGCCTAACATTCAGGCCGTGCTTCTACCCAAGAAGACTGAGAAGACCGTCAAGACCAAGTAAACGCGCCCACTGCTGCGTTTGCCAGTACCcaaaggctcttttaagagccacccacttCTGCTCCAAAAGTGCAATGTTATTCCTATCTTCTTAATACAAAGCAAACGCGGTTAAAATCAGGACATGAGCACACTAATttgctaataattatatatgcgttatatatattataaataattatatacttggaaaatattcaagtagtagcagtagtaatagtaataataataataataataataacaatagtgaGGCGTGTTGGCTAAATGCAGTGTGAGGGATGAGAATATGTTTTGACGGCGGGCGGTTTGTGTGTAACTGGTGAATGGCAGAGTACAAAAGCGCTGCGCGCCCGTGGAATAGGGGCGGGCGCCTTGTGTTTCGAACTGTGCCGGTGGCGGAAGACGAGCCAATAGTCATCAAATGACGTCACACATTCTATCCAATGACAGACGAGTGCCTCCAAGACGCCCAATCAGCGCAGGGCAGCGTTAGGGCTTAAAAAGCCGGCGTTCGCGAGCGCCGTGTATTCTGTTTTTCGTCCGTGAAGTGCAGAGCTCGACGCCATGGCAAGAACCAAGCAGACCGCCCGTAAGTCTACCGGTGGCAAGGCGCCCAGAAAGCAGCTCGCCACTAAGGCCGCCCGCAAGAGCGCCCCGGCCACCGGCGGCGTGAAGAAGCCTCACCGTTACAGGCCGGGCACCGTGGCTCTGAGAGAGATCCGCCGTTATCAGAAGTCTACTGAGCTGCTCATCCGCAAGCTGCCCTTCCAGCGCCTGGTGAGAGAAATCGCTCAGGACTTCAAGACTGATCTGCGTTTCCAGAGCTCGGCCGTCATGGCCCTGCAGGAGGCGAGCGAGGCGTACCTGGTCGGCCTGTTCGAGGACACCAACCTGTGCGCCATCCACGCCAAGAGAGTGACCATCATGCCCAAGGATATTCAGCTGGCCCGCCGTATTCGCGGAGAGCGCGCTTAAACGACGACCGCGTCTAATCTACACAAAGGCTCTTCTAAGAGCCACCTCACAGTCTCAGTGAAATGAGCAAGTCTTCATCCCTtggctgtttaaaaattaattgtaatgtggtttaaaaaaacattgtaaatattttcataaactatataaattattataaatatgttacgCATGATGTGCTTATACGCGCGCGCTCTCACGCTGTGGCACACTTACAGTGAAAAGGGAGCAGTGAACCATAAGATTTATTTGTGACGTCATGCGCCGAGGTCAGAGGCTTAGAACTATGCTGttggtttgattgacagtttttccCTTTATGACGCCGCGGGGATTCATCGATCTTTAAATGTTGGGGTTTCTGCGCGCGCCTCTTCACTAATTTGAAGGGGAGAAGCAGAAGGGTTTCTCCGTCATTCCGCCTAataatgtctttcttttctgcttagAAATAATCAGATACAATATTGGTGTGTATTTAACAAGGACAAAATGTaacatcttatttttatttattcattcattcattcgctcatttatttaaaccttttttttttttttttttttttttttttttaaatcatttccatGTCAAGTGCTGAGAGGCCTGAAGAGACGTGctttaaaaatggaatatgtaataataaaatgaaaaaaaaaatactactactactactactactactactactaataataataataataattagaaggaGTAATAAAGAAAGGctagaagaaagaataaaggatgaGGAGTAAAATAAAGGTTGTTGTGAGCAGCgctgtgttgttgtggatggatcttgactgccaTCGTGTGGCCAAGGTTAGGAAGTGTactttgccctaaccactgctgccgcaaatatagcaagtctaCATAGTTAGTCTTTGTAATAAATCGTTTAAAGGGGGGGATCCTTCAAGAAATGTATGTCAATGCTATGTTTGTTGCGTGTCACAAAATATATTACgacatgacaaaaacaataacagcaacaataagAATGATTCTACTACCAatactactataataataataataataataataataataataataggaaagagaaaaaaggaagacgaagaaataatattgaagaaagactagagtaaagaataaaagttgatggaagtgcactttgccctaaccactgctgtttaacGCCGCAAATGTAGCAAGTCTGTAATAAAtcgtttaaaaaattttttttaaaaaaaggagggaaatcctttaagaaatgtttgccaATGCTATGCTTGTTGCGTGTTAGAAAATAggttaaaacatgacaaaaacaacaacagtaataataataattcttctacttcttcttcttcttcttcttctactactactacttctgctGCTACTAgtacttcttcttctaaaactgctactgctactactactcataatcgccctcgtgtggccaagtttaggaagtgcacgttGCCCTAACCACTGTTGTTTATAGCCGCAGGTTAGGTCTAcatctgcaataaaaaaagaaataaataaataaataaataaagggagaaaaaacctttaagaaatgtttgccaatgttatgtttgttgcgtgttacaaaatatattaaaacatgatgacaataacaactacaataaccataataattctactactagtactactactactactactcttaataataataataataattagaagaaataagaaagaaagactagaagaaagaataaaggttgatgaatcaaataattataaatctaaaGGCTGGTGTgtgcagcgctgtgtgttgttgtggatggatcttgactgccctcgtgtggccaagtttatgaagtgcactttgccGCAACCACTGTTGTTTATAGCCTCTTGTTGTAAgtctatatttgtaataataatataaataataaataaataaataaataaataaatttaaaaagggggggggggggggatccTTTGGAATGTTTGTCAGGCTCAGGGTTACTGATCAGTAGGTCAGGGGTTCAGGCCCCAGCTCAGTGGtagtaatgtatatgtgacaagtaAAGGCTTCTTCCCTCTACTACTGATAATagctattaaataattatcttttagtatttattataatgattatttattaaatattgtcattactgtatatcattgcaactattatgtattatatatcacaGTTATGTGATTCCGTGTAATGCCATCTGAACTGGATTCGGCTGCTCTTTGTACCTCCGCTGTAATATAAATGGCAACTGATTCTACAGatttctgcttaaggtgcaGTATTTGGAGATTGGGAAggtagttgtgtgttgtgttgtctgtgatgtgcaTCTTGTAAACTGTGTggaatgtatcgtgttgtgaccaaacaccaagaaatattcctaatacatgtcaatacatatggcaaataaaattattctgataacaacaacactgctgctactactactactactaccacttacaataataataataataataatactgatgataataataatagtaataatactaatgtGTGCTCCTATTAATACTACTCCATTCTATAAGGCTAACAGACTTTTTGTGTAGTTAGtgaagtgtgttgtgctggatggatctTATTCATCCACGTGTGGCCGCATTTCGAAACTTGACTGCCTGCATCCGCAGTAAATAACTGGGTTCggataatgaaatgatttaataaatcaaatgtatgAACGCACGTCACATACATCGCACCCATACATGGTGATGTACGGAGAACACGGGGGTTGTTCTGTGCATCAACACGCTTCTACATGACAGTCTGATCGACACGGCAGTCTGAAATGATGAACATTGTAGACGTctaataaatgagtaaagtaAGTGGATAAGTTATGGACGGTGTTGTCAGATTGCAAAAATGCTGGGCTGCAAAATCCTCTTTACCGTGAGCGTTGTGTTTATAGAAAAGAGACGGCTTGTGAGTAGACAGTGCTTCGGTGTGTTCAGTAGAACACTGGCTTTGTGTCGACACACGTGTTTGATGAATTGTATATTAGTTTCTTTGGCACGAATGGTGAAGCGAGTATGCTTTCCTTGTGAATGACACTTGGAGTTTAAGAATGTGGAGTTTAAGAATGTTAGCGTTTGAGAAAGTGTATCTAATTTAGACATTATACCTTAGATAGTCCATTATATTTTGCCTTTGAGAGAACTGATAAAGTAAGGCCCGAGAGTTGTCTTTGCATTCCTTTCTGTGCCGCTTGTGAGTGACCTATTCGTGTGGTAAAATGTGGGCTCGATTAAAAGTGTACACAGACTGTGATGGTGATCAGCTGAATGAGGGGCCTACTAATAAGATGCTGTGCTGCTACGCGAGACCCGTCGTTATAGCAGACATAGGAGTTTAGAATCCGGGCCTTGAGCCCACAGGCATGCTCAAAAGGAACGTCTCGTGTCTGTAAAGGGAATGTCAATGTTTTACAAACACAGAGTACTTTTACTAACCTCCTTACACTGACGGgtgtttgtctgtatgttttgtttttttttaatatatatgccTTGCATATCAGATTAAGACTTCtactacaattactactactactactggaaaaacaactactactaataataataatagtaataataatgtttgtgtgtatagagagggtgaggaagaagaagacgcTAGCAGGTAGAAAGCTGTGgcgttctgtttctttttgaatgTGCTCTATTGTGTGACCGTTGGTCTTAGGCCCGCCTCCTCGCCTGTTCTCAACAAGGTCCTGTAGAGGGCGGATAAATATGTGGGCGCTGCGCGGCGAGTTTTATTGAGCAGCTTGACTTCGAGAGAGCAGCATCATGTCTGGCAGAGGCAAGGGCGGAAAGGGGCTCGGCAAAGGAGGCGCCAAGCGTCACCGTAAAGTTCTTCGCGATAACATCCAGGGAATCACCAAGCCGGCTATTCGCCGTCTGGCTCGCCGTGGCGGTGTTAAGCGTATTTCCGGTCTGATCTACGAAGAGACTCGCGGTGTGCTGAAGGTGTTCCTGGAGAACGTGATCCGCGACGCCGTCACCTACACCGAGCATGCCAAGAGGAAGACGGTCACCGCCATGGATGTGGTGTACGCCCTGAAACGCCAGGGACGCACCCTGTACGGCTTCGGCGGTTAAACGCTCCAACACCGAACGACGCGAACacaacggctcttttaagagccacccaaacatccagaaaaagagctgtttctcgtgctgtgtgtgtgtggggttttttttttttttttttttgcgagggGGCCTTTAAGCAAATGGCGTCAAGCGCCGTACACACGTAGCATACAAGTAGAAGATAATTTCTGTATGAACACATAACGATCATAATAATCTAGTTttcaatgtttatatttagtgtgtacgtgtgtgtgtgtgtgtgtgtgtaaaacgcgTTAGAAGACGGTGGTAGTagagataaatatatacatatacatatatgtatgtgtgtgtgtgtatttttattttattttacttttttcctttagttATAGTGCAcattgtgaatataaaaaggcGGGAAGGGAAACAAAGCGTAGCGGGGGggagcgaggaggaggaggaggaggaggaggaggaggaggaggaggagggcggAGCGGTGGGAGGCTCCCTGTATGAGGCGGGTTGGGATTTtgaccaataaaaaaatgttcttcgcTTGTGCCTAATTACAATGTCGGCCTGTAAATAGAGCGGCCGCGAGGCGGGCGTTATTCATTCTCTCGCAGTTTAcaggagaagcagcagcagcaacatgcCCGACCCAGCCAAGGCCGCTCCCAAGAAGGGATCCAAGAAAGCCGTGACCAAGACGGCCGGCAAAGGAGGCAAGAAGCGCAGAAAGTCCAGGAAGGAGAGCTACGCTATCTACGTGTACAAAGTCCTGAAGCAGGTGCACCCCGACACCGGCATTTCTTCTAAGGCGATGGGCATCATGAACTCGTTCGTGAACGACATCTTCGAGCGTATCGCCGGTGAGTCCTCTCGTCTGGCTCATTACAACAAGCGCTCCACCATCACCTCCAGGGAGATCCAGACCGCCGTGCGCCTGTTGCTTCCCGGCGAGCTGGCCAAGCACGCCGTGTCCGAGGGCACCAAGGCCGTCACCAAGTACACCAGCTCCAAGTAAAGCGCCTTACCGCCGTCTTCATCAACccaacggctcttttaagagccacccactcCTTCATATAAagagcattttcttcttttcctctctgtctctctctctctttctgtgtgtgtgtgtgtgtgtgtgtgtgtgtgtgtgtgtgtgtgtgtggcgggggGAGGGGGGGCGCGTTCCCCGCCGGCTTTTATCGCGCTGTTTCCCCGCGactgttttgttcattgtgtCAGTTTTGTAGTATGCTAAATGCACAGGTGAGTAAATATAAACTAGATTGTTCGAGCATTGCGcgttgttaaataataattgttgctAAATAATTTTATGGCAGAATGAAGTAATTCTAATCAGTGTTATAGCACtgcaaaataattcaaaatagggttcTAGAGGGACAAAGTAACTCCAATAGGGTAATAGCAATACAAAGTAATTGAAAATGGGCTTATAGGAACAAGAGGTACTTGAAAATAGGTCTATAACAGTGTAACGTCATTCAAATTACCGTATTATAGAGGCACACAGTAATTCAACATAGGGTTGTAGCTGCACTGAGtaattaattcaaaataggattatagcGGCACAGAGTAATTAAATGTAGTGATATGGTACCACAAAGTACTTTCAAATAGGCTCATAGTgacacagagtacttcaaaatagggttatagcagcacgaaataattcaaaatagggttattgCGGTACTAAAGAACTCAGAATAGGATTATAGCGGCACAGAGTTattcaaaataatgtttatagctgtgcaGAGTAATTATAAATAGGATTAAagcagcatgaagtaattcaaattaatgttaGAGTTACCACAAAGTAACTCAAAATAGGATTATAGTTGTGTcgagtaattcaaaatagggttatagaGGGACAGAGTAGTTCAAAATAAGATCGTCGTGGCACggaataattcaaaatagggaTATAGCAACaaaaagtaattcaaaataggcttatagcagcatgaagtaatACAAATTACTGGTACAGCaccacagagtacttcaaaataggctttatagcagcatgaagtaattcaaatgacagcaCCACgaagtacttcaaaataggcttatagcagtgCAGAGTAATTCAAAACAGGGTTACAGCAACTCAAAATATGGTTATAGCATcacaaagtaattcaaaatacgtttattgcatcacacagtgattcaaaataaagttctatcagtgtgaagtaaataaattaatgttacagcacCACAAAGTACTTCAAAACAGGCCTATTGCAGCGCAGAGTAcgtcaaaataggcttatagcagcacagagtacttcaaaacaggcctacagcagcacagagtacttcaaaataggcctatagccgcacagagtacttcaaaataggcttatagcagcgcagagtacttcaacatatggttatagcagcacgatgtacttcaaaataggcttatagcagcacgatgtagtTCAAAACAGGCTTATAGCAGcaggatgtacttcaaaataggcctatagcagcaggatgtacttcaaaataggcctatagccgcacagagtacttcaaaatagggttatagcagcacgatgtacttcaaaataggcttatagccgcacagagtacttcaaaacgggcttatagcagcacgatgtacttcaaaataggcctatagcagcacagagtacttcaaaatgggcctataggcacagagtacttcaaaatgggcttatagcagcacgatgtacttcaaaataggcctatagcagcacagagtacttcaaaataggcctatatccgcacagagtacttcaaaacgggcttatagcagcacagagtacttcaaaacgggcttatagcagcacagagtacttcaaaatgggcctatagcagcacagagtacttcaaaacgggcttatagcagcacgatgtacttcaaaataggcctatagcagcgcagagtacttcaaaacgggcctatagcagcacgatgtacttcaaaatgggcttatagcagcgcagagtacttcaaaacgggcttatagcagcacgatgtacttcaaaataggcttatagcagcacgatgtacttcaaaatgggcctatagcagcgcagagtacttcaaaatgggcttatagcagcacagagtacttcaaaacgggcttatagcagcaca includes these proteins:
- the LOC128318355 gene encoding histone H3, which produces MARTKQTARKSTGGKAPRKQLATKAARKSAPATGGVKKPHRYRPGTVALREIRRYQKSTELLIRKLPFQRLVREIAQDFKTDLRFQSSAVMALQEASEAYLVGLFEDTNLCAIHAKRVTIMPKDIQLARRIRGERA
- the LOC128318360 gene encoding histone H4; the protein is MSGRGKGGKGLGKGGAKRHRKVLRDNIQGITKPAIRRLARRGGVKRISGLIYEETRGVLKVFLENVIRDAVTYTEHAKRKTVTAMDVVYALKRQGRTLYGFGG
- the LOC128318386 gene encoding histone H2B-like, producing MPDPAKAAPKKGSKKAVTKTAGKGGKKRRKSRKESYAIYVYKVLKQVHPDTGISSKAMGIMNSFVNDIFERIAGESSRLAHYNKRSTITSREIQTAVRLLLPGELAKHAVSEGTKAVTKYTSSK